The Chloroflexota bacterium region CCCGAGTTTACCGCGAAGGCGGTGCGTAAGTGGTTGAATCGAGTCGGAGTGAAGACTCTGTTTATTGAACCCGGTAGCCCGTGGGAGAACGGTTACGTCGAATCATTCAACAGTAAACTGAGGGATGAATTACTGAATGGTGAGATCTTCACAACCCTGACCGAAGCGAAGGTATTGATTGAGCAATGGAGAAGGGGGTACAATCAGGTGAGGCCGCATAGCGCCAAGGGCTACAGGCCTCCGGCACCTTGAAGCTAAAATGCTCGCTGCGCTAACTCTGTAGGTGGTGCCACTTCTGGGGGCAGGTCAGAGCGGGGGTGAGTATTTGGGATCATTTTAATCCGAAGCCAGGTCGCAAAAAACGCTTACAGAACGAAAAAGAGGACAATGTTTGAAGAAGGGTGAGAATTTTAATGGAGAAATATTCAATTTGGGACATTACATCGTCATTTTATCGATTTTTTCTGCAATTCTAATGAAAATTGTACTTAATATTGGTCATTTTAAGTACAATTTTAGTGCAATGTTGAGCCTGTCGTACTACGCGGTAGTAC contains the following coding sequences:
- a CDS encoding integrase core domain-containing protein — translated: PEFTAKAVRKWLNRVGVKTLFIEPGSPWENGYVESFNSKLRDELLNGEIFTTLTEAKVLIEQWRRGYNQVRPHSAKGYRPPAP